From Erigeron canadensis isolate Cc75 chromosome 8, C_canadensis_v1, whole genome shotgun sequence, one genomic window encodes:
- the LOC122578889 gene encoding RHOMBOID-like protein 12, mitochondrial: MHKLFSFKLISKNPSKFASKTIRSNPISHQKTSNLPPNHHYHVFTNYTTVSPKMPTNCLMKVLSNPCSFKQFLPNGLMNSRKLVVGFENLGLLRAYFSKYNFQIHRPTGYRNTWLSQFRRKLTTEGVVIGLIVTNVAVFMLWKVADRRFMVQNFMISLDNFKSGRFHTLITSAFSHYDVGHVVSNMIGLYFFGMSIGHQFGPEFLLKLYLAGAVAGSVFYLVQHAYLALSSKERRLFERDPSNIPALGASGAVNAIMLLDLFLNPTKTVYLEFIIPVPAILLGIFLVGHDMVRILEGNTQISGSAHLGGAAVAALAWARLRRGRF; the protein is encoded by the exons atgcATAAGCTATTCTCTTTCAAATTGATCTCCAAAAACCCATCAAAATTTGCTTCAAAAACCATAAGATCAAACCCAATTTCCCATCAAAAGACTTCCAATTTACCCCCAAATCACCATTATCATGTGTTCACCAACTACACTACTGTTTCACCAAAAATGCCCACCAACTGTTTGATGAAAGTCCTTTCAAACCCATGTTCATTTAAGCAGTTTTTGCCTAATGGGCTTATGAATTCAAGAAAGTTGGTTGTGGGTTTTGAAAATCTTGGACTTTTGAGAGCTTATTTTAGcaaatataattttcaaattcATCGACCAACTGGTTATCGTAATACATG GTTATCGCAGTTCAGAAGGAAACTTACAACTGAAGGTGTAGTAATAGGCTTGATAGTAACAAATGTTGCTGTGTTTATGTTGTGGAAAGTCGCCGACCGTAGATTCATGGTGCAAAATTTCATG ATAAGTCTGGACAACTTCAAAAGTGGACGGTTTCATACTTTGATAACTTCAGCTTTCAGTCATTATGATGTTGGACATGTTGTCTCCAACATGATCGGGCTTTATTTCTTCGGGATGAGT ATTGGACATCAATTTGGTCCTGAATTTCTGCTGAAGTTGTACCTAGCTGGTGCAGTTGCTGGTTCCGTCTTCTACTTGGTGCAACATGCTTATCTTGCCCTATCATCAAAG GAAAGACGGTTGTTTGAACGCGACCCTTCAAATATTCCTGCTCTG GGAGCAAGCGGTGCAGTGAATGCAATCATGCTGCTCGATCTATTCCTTAATCCAACCAAAACTGTATATCTAGAGTTTATCATACCAGTCCCTGCTATATTATTG GGAATCTTTCTAGTCGGGCACGATATGGTGAGAATATTAGAG GGAAATACTCAAATCTCCGGATCTGCTCACTTGGGTGGTGCTGCAGTTGCAGCCTTGGCTTGGGCACGGTTGAGAAGGGGACGTTTTTGA
- the LOC122610640 gene encoding RHOMBOID-like protein 12, mitochondrial — protein sequence MACSHLIVSVQIFTFRSGNSRSGFTTNGVLKVLIGTNLAVFLLWRVADTDFMNRNFTIQLDNVKSGAYHTMITSAFSHVEAKHFFWNMLGLYMFGKSIGHCVGPKFLLKLYLVEGFSGSVSFLMHRAILATSYETQIAALDLSKAAGLDTQRVELDPSKAAGLETQTAELDPFKAAGLDIQRVELDPSKAAGLEAHTDELDPSKAVLDFAAGLDTQTLEPNTSKAAGLDTQTVERDPSKDAALGASGAVTAIVFLDLLLFPKQILLVDFIPLPAILAAIYIVYKDIERVKKNDRKVAGLAYLGGAVVGAIAWGLLRRRL from the exons ATGG CATGTTCACATCTCATAGTGTCTGTTCAAATATTCACATTCAGGTCGGGAAATTCTAGAAGCGGATTCACAACTAATGGTGTGTTAAAAGTCCTGATTGGAACAAATTTGGCTGTGTTTCTGCTGTGGAGAGTTGCGGACACAGACTTCATGAACAGGAACTTCACG ATACAACTGGACAACGTTAAAAGTGGAGCGTACCATACTATGATAACTTCTGCTTTCAGTCATGTTGAAGCTAAACATTTTTTCTGGAACATGCTTGGGCTTTATATGTTTGGAAAGAGT ATCGGTCATTGTGTCGGGCCTAAATTTCTGTTGAAGCTATACCTAGTTGAGGGTTTCTCTGGTTCGGTCTCCTTCTTGATGCACCGTGCTATTCTGGCCACTTCATAT GAAACACAGATAGCTGCACTTGATCTTTCGAAGGCTGCAGGACTG GATACACAAAGAGTTGAACTTGATCCATCAAAGGCTGCAGGGCTG GAAACACAGACAGCTGAACTTGACCCTTTTAAGGCTGCAGGACTG GATATACAAAGAGTTGAACTTGATCCCTCAAAGGCTGCTGGGCTG GAAGCACATACAGATGAACTTGACCCTTCGAAGGCTGTGTTGGACTTT GCTGCAGGACTG GACACACAAACGCTTGAACCTAACACTTCCAAGGCTGCAGGACTG GATACACAAACGGTTGAACGTGACCCTTCAAAGGATGCAGCGCTG GGAGCAAGCGGTGCAGTGACTGCTATCGTATTTCTTGATTTACTTCTTTTCCCAAAACAGATTCTACTGGTTGACTTCATACCACTCCCTGCTATATTGGCG GcgatatatatagtttataaagATATTGAAAGAGTAAAG AAAAACGATCGAAAAGTTGCTGGATTGGCTTATCTGGGTGGCGCTGTTGTTGGAGCAATAGCTTGGGGACTATTAAGAAGACGATTATGA
- the LOC122579231 gene encoding transcription termination factor MTERF15, mitochondrial — MAFRIITKTLKSIKSTPFQCPNFSSSICTHSNLFQKYGFPSKNLDTFLKNNQFLLNSSITQIEKSLKILSLFSSSNNFLVSIVYNCPRVLDINFLEKWHLGFSKLGFLENPNLIQNILEVSRRFELYPDDVLKSFECLRGFRFSLGTIIRVLEEYPLVINMNEEQIWKKVEFLVGIGIHRSKIDSIIYRYPKILGFGVENKLKPLVCEFTEMGFSPNEIREEIVRNPEILRAEVGELSKCLRMVNSLKCRVPVKEKILKDGLFRAVYEVKLRIDSLHKHGLAYRDAFSVLWREPRVILYELNEIDEKIEFLVNTMRFDVMCLVEVPKYLGVHFEKQIVPRYNVIEHLRSKGGIGDEVGLRSLVKFSRLRFYNLYVKPYPECEKIYGRFVDVKVRSRHPEGLWKLFQPPKYPDSKADVKNIKSFMEQLR, encoded by the coding sequence ATGGCATTTAGAATCATAACAAAAACACTCAAATCTATTAAATCAACCCCATTTCAATGTCCTAATTTCTCATCATCAATCTGCACCCACTcaaatctttttcaaaaatatggatttccatcTAAAAATCTTGATACTTTCTTAAAGAACAATCAATTTTTACTCAATTCAAGCATTACCCAGATAGAAAAGTCATTAAAAATCCTATCTTTATTCTCATCCTCAAACaattttcttgtttccattGTATATAACTGTCCTAGGGTTTTAGATatcaattttcttgaaaaatggcaTCTGGGTTTTtctaaattagggtttttggaAAACCCCAATTTGATTCAGAACATTTTAGAAGTTTCTAGAAGATTTGAGCTGTACCCAGATGATGTTTTGAAAAGTTTTGAGTGTTTAAGGGGTTTTAGGTTTAGTTTAGGGACTataattagggttttagagGAATACCCTTTGGTTATTAATATGAATGAAGAACAAATTTGGAAAAAAGTTGAGTTCTTGGTAGGAATTGGAATTCATAGAAGTAAGATAGATTCGATTATTTATCGTTATCCGAAGATTTTGGGATTTGGGGTTGAGAATAAGTTGAAGCCCTTGGTTTGTGAGTTTACAGAAATGGGCTTTAGTCCTAATGAGATTAGGGAAGAGATTGTTAGGAACCCGGAAATTTTGAGGGCGGAAGTTGGAGAGTTGTCTAAGTGTTTGAGAATGGTGAATAGTCTGAAATGTAGGGTGCCGGTTaaagaaaagattttaaaaGATGGGCTCTTTAGGGCTGTGTATGAAGTTAAGTTGAGAATTGATAGTTTGCATAAGCATGGGTTGGCGTATAGAGATGCGTTTAGTGTATTGTGGAGAGAGCCGAGGGTGATTTTGTATGAGTTGAATGAAATTGATGAAAAGATCGAGTTTTTAGTGAACACAATGAGGTTTGATGTTATGTGTTTGGTTGAAGTTCCGAAATATTTAGGGGTACATTTCGAGAAACAGATTGTTCCTCGATATAATGTGATTGAGCATTTGAGATCAAAAGGTGGGATTGGTGATGAGGTGGGATTGAGGTCTTTGGTTAAGTTTAGTAGGTTGAGATTTTATAATCTTTATGTGAAGCCTTATCCTGAGTGTGAAAAGATATATGGGAGGTTTGTAGATGTTAAGGTTAGGAGCCGGCATCCAGAAGGATTGTGGAAGCTTTTTCAGCCTCCGAAGTATCCAGATTCAAAGGCAGATGTGAAGAACATCAAGTCTTTTATGGAACAACTTCGATGA
- the LOC122578264 gene encoding protein SPIRAL1-like 1, which yields MGRGVSSGGGQSSLNYLFGSAGEPKPATVATGNAEAQALAAPSQVNVAAVSEPTPKPVAAVTPPDITKQVPAGIQSSKLNNYVRADGQNTGNFLTDRPSTKVHAAPGGGSSLGYLFGDGST from the exons ATGGGTCGTGGTGTCAGCAGTGGAGGAGGACAAAGTTCACTCAACTACCTTTTCGGTAGTGCAGGTGAGCCAAAGCCCGCCACAGTTGCCACAGGCAATGCAGAGGCCCAAGCACTGGCTGCACCGAGCCAGGTCAATGTTGCGGCTGTCAGCGAGCCGACTCCTAAACCTGTGGCGGCTGTAACACCGCCAGATATCACAAAACAGGTTCCAGCTGGCATCCAGAGTAGCAAGCTTAACAACTATGTCCGGGCTGATGGTCAGAATACTGGCAACTTCCTCACG GACCGTCCTTCAACCAAGGTTCATGCTGCTCCAGGGGGAGGATCTTCCTTGGGTTACCTGTTTGGCGATGGGAGCACTTGA
- the LOC122578441 gene encoding uncharacterized protein LOC122578441 isoform X1 — protein sequence MYNNQRNNHGNYQHFGQRLPPPPLQQPGPQSYGPPVSIPPNQSYLIPPPPLQNPNWGQNRHVSQPMPLPGHHLTPRIPPPHPHGQQFYRVPPPLPPPVTSSYFAPASFGSFAPPPPPPVSTPPGPPPLPPSSPSVNRKTHVYGNEMSANDMRVTNIVSDIPPPPPKPKDENTVRKIEVLCQYIAKNGNKFEDMTRQKEIGNPEFEFLFGGEPGSEAEISHEYYKWMKKKCGSSEFREGGHNKDLSLELSGVGSFMQPNSTLHDNILHSPACSDMDMDDDITQHEEPSIGILLEGSKHEPSVISNEVELKAGHACDSEHISHKDACVESSVGIEQVGAIVSQDDMQFEKSTVKVDAADSERSLVNKAEQSNVNLPQKMNQSEQSPFKLIQGYASDDGSKSDNEPHFENISPEAVSPHFKENDIESKNASELAKESVPLFINLASKVPEPSTKTEDLENRVDKQNDLLRGDDGIADPNFGRDQKEGSNVKLEVDEFGRMVKKGGKGSDSDDYITRRRGKRGRSRSRSPNSRRRRSPRRRRDRRSRSRDRRSRSHSRSPIKRSGSRSPYRRNRSYQQVCLDHRRGMCHRPACRYIHEPDTSEESRRHRNRQRHYEESDRLKFSDKLLPEKNEVSSPEMRLYQDVSRSGDKANEEFREPSVHSTEVAGGHETLDANKSVSNVPSHPAAAENYPLHPSFVEHPPLSTLPQPATTWNTLPPPPPNHQVGGPMPQYQMPFQANYPLQPLVTPYGSGMSAPVGVYSMNYPILQRPGRPMNYGEQTPAQFSAPSLISSNSREPPPGLIQPSSAENIPPSSEGHVSSIPDFGQSRITSHYNPYASTFDNPLTTNFSSGPVNQDTATSYKYGPSFSQNNIPAEGQMGNFAPNLLMPGGGQYDPLFDSVDPSSNSLRKSDHGNKEAVIEENDEFGETADAEVGAVENDSPSPSSPIDLRDVATGDVEIDQVKTKKSKDSRSMKLFKVSVAEFVKEVLKPSWRQGNMSKEAFKTIVKKTVDKVSGAMKKHQVPKTQAKINHYIDSSQRKLTKLVMGYVDKYVKV from the exons ATGTATAATAATCAGAGGAATAATCATGGGAACTATCAGCATTTTGGGCAGCGCTTGCCACCTCCCCCGTTACAACAACCGGGCCCTCAATCGTATGGACCACCTGTTTCGATTCCTCCCAATCAATCTTACTTGATTCCACCTCCCCCGTTGCAGAACCCTAACTGGGGTCAAAATCGACATGTTTCACAGCCAATGCCACTGCCAGGACACCATCTAACTCCAAGAATACCGCCACCACATCCACACGGACAGCAATTTTATCGAGTACCGCCACCATTACCTCCTCCAGTGACTTCAAGTTACTTCGCGCCTGCTTCGTTTGGGTCATTCGCTCCACCGCCACCTCCACCAGTTTCCACTCCTCCTGGGCCTCCACCTCTTCCACCTTCTTCACCATCTGTCAATAGAAAAACTCATGTGTATGGTAATGAGATGAGTGCTAACGATATGCGTGTCACAAATATTGTATCTGATATTCCTCCGCCACCACCTAAGCCGAAGGACGAGAACACTGTTAGAAAGATTGAAGTTTTGTGTCAGTATATTGCTAAGAATGGTAACAAATTTGAAGACATGACCCGCCAAAAAGAGATCGGTAATCCGGAGTTCGAATTCTTGTTTGGAGGAGAGCCTGGAAGTGAAGCGGAGATTTCACATGAATATTATAAATGGATGAAAAAGAAATGTGGTTCAAGTGAATTCCGTGAAGGTGGGCATAACAAGGATTTATCTTTAGAACTGTCAGGGGTCGGCTCTTTCATGCAACCCAATAGCACACTGCATGATAACATATTGCATTCCCCTGCTTGTTCTGACATGGATATGGATG ATGATATTACACAGCACGAGGAGCCAAGTATCGGTATATTGCTTGAGGGTTCCAAACATGAACCTTCTGTTATATCCAACGAAGTTGAGTTAAAAGCAGGACATGCGTGTGATTCAGAACATATATCACACAAGGATGCATGTGTTGAATCTTCAGTAGGTATTGAACAAG TAGGGGCCATTGTCTCTCAGGATGATATGCAGTTTGAGAAGTCAACTGTGAAGGTTGATGCTGCAGATTCTGAACGGTCTTTAGTCAATAAAGCAGAACAAAGCAACGTAAATCTTCCTCAAAAGATGAACCAATCAGAGCAGAGCCCATTTAAGCTTATACAAGGTTATGCTTCAGATGATGGCTCCAAAAGTGATAATGAACCACATTTTGAAAACATTAGTCCTGAAGCAGTTTCGCCACACTTCAAAGAAAATGATATAGAATCTAAGAATGCTTCTGAGCTTGCCAAGGAATCGGTGCCATTATTTATAAATCTAGCGTCAAAAGTTCCAGAACCTTCCACAAAGACAGAAGATTTGGAGAACAGAGTTGATAAACAAAATGATCTTTTGCGTGGTGATGATGGCATTGCGGATCCTAATTTTGGTCGGGATCAAAAGGAAGGTAGTAATGTTAAATTAGAAGTGGACGAGTTTGGGAGAATGGTAAAGAAAGGTGGTAAGGGAAGTGATTCTGATGATTATATTACCAGGAGGCGTGGTAAAAGAGGTAGAAGTAGGAGTCGATCTCCTAATAGTAGGCGGAGGAGAAGTCCACGAAGGAGGAGGGATAGACGTAGTCGCTCACGCGATAGACGTAGTCGGTCACACAG TCGGTCCCCCATCAAAAGAAGCGGGAGCAGGTCTCCTTATAGAAGGAATAGAAGTTATCAACAAGTTTGTTTAGATCATCGCCGAGGCATGTGTCATCGTCCTGCTTGTCGGTACATTCATGAACCTGATACGAGTGAGGAATCCCGGCGTCATAGAAACAGGCAGCGGCATTATGAGGAATCTGATAGATTAAAATTTTCAGATAAGTTATTGCCTGAGAAAAATGAAGTCAGTAGCCCAGAAATGCGGCTTTATCAAGATGTTTCTAGAAGTGGTGACAAGGCCAATGAAGAGTTTCGGGAGCCCTCGGTTCACTCTACTGAAGTGGCAGGTGGTCATGAAACATTGGATGCTAACAAGTCGGTAAGTAATGTTCCTTCACATCCTGCTGCTGCAGAAAATTATCCTCTGCATCCATCATTTGTTGAACACCCTCCGCTATCTACTTTACCTCAACCTGCTACCACGTGGAACACtttgccaccaccaccgccaaaTCACCAAGTTGGTGGTCCCATGCCACAATATCAAATGCCTTTTCAAGCTAACTATCCTTTGCAGCCCCTTGTCACACCCTATGGGTCTGGAATGTCTGCTCCTGTAGGGGTATATTCAATGAACTACCCAATCCTCCAACGGCCTGGACGTCCCATGAATTATGGTGAACAGACTCCGGCACAATTTTCAGCACCAAGTTTAATTTCTTCAAATTCTAGGGAACCGCCACCAGGTTTAATACAACCATCCTCAGCTGAAAACATACCTCCATCTTCTGAAGGACATGTTTCTAGTATTCCTGATTTTGGCCAGTCTAGAATCACGAGTCACTACAATCCTTATGCATCTACATTTGATAACCCACTGACTACCAACTTTAGTTCTGGTCCTGTTAATCAAGATACAGCAACATCTTACAAATATGGTCCTTCATTCAGTCAGAATAACATACCTGCTGAGGGGCAAATGGGTAATTTTGCACCTAATCTACTTATGCCCGGAGGTGGTCAATATGATCCACTGTTTGACAGTGTCGATCCATCGTCTAACTCTTTAAGGAAAAGTGATCATGGTAATAAAGAGGCTGTAATTGAAGAAAATGATGAGTTTGGTGAGACAGCCGATGCTGAGGTGGGTGCTGTGGAAAATGACAGTCCTAGCCCTAGTTCTCCAATTGATTTACGTGATGTGGCTACTGGGGATGTTGAGATTGATCAAGTGAAAACCAAGAAGAGCAAAGATTCTAGATCAATGAAACTTTTTAAAGTTTCTGTTGCTGAGTTTGTGAAGGAGGTTTTAAAACCGTCATGGCGACAAGGTAATATGAGTAAAGAGGCCTTTAAGACAATTGTTAAAAAGACTGTCGATAAAGTGTCGGGAGCTATGAAGAAACACCAAGTACCCAAAACACAGGCGAAGATCAATCATTATATTGACTCATCTCAAAGAAAGCTGACAAAGCTTGTAATG GGTTATGTTGACAAATATGTGAAGGTGTAG
- the LOC122578441 gene encoding uncharacterized protein LOC122578441 isoform X2: MYNNQRNNHGNYQHFGQRLPPPPLQQPGPQSYGPPVSIPPNQSYLIPPPPLQNPNWGQNRHVSQPMPLPGHHLTPRIPPPHPHGQQFYRVPPPLPPPVTSSYFAPASFGSFAPPPPPPVSTPPGPPPLPPSSPSVNRKTHVYGNEMSANDMRVTNIVSDIPPPPPKPKDENTVRKIEVLCQYIAKNGNKFEDMTRQKEIGNPEFEFLFGGEPGSEAEISHEYYKWMKKKCGSSEFREGGHNKDLSLELSGVGSFMQPNSTLHDNILHSPACSDMDMDDDITQHEEPSIGILLEGSKHEPSVISNEVELKAGHACDSEHISHKDACVESSVGIEQGAIVSQDDMQFEKSTVKVDAADSERSLVNKAEQSNVNLPQKMNQSEQSPFKLIQGYASDDGSKSDNEPHFENISPEAVSPHFKENDIESKNASELAKESVPLFINLASKVPEPSTKTEDLENRVDKQNDLLRGDDGIADPNFGRDQKEGSNVKLEVDEFGRMVKKGGKGSDSDDYITRRRGKRGRSRSRSPNSRRRRSPRRRRDRRSRSRDRRSRSHSRSPIKRSGSRSPYRRNRSYQQVCLDHRRGMCHRPACRYIHEPDTSEESRRHRNRQRHYEESDRLKFSDKLLPEKNEVSSPEMRLYQDVSRSGDKANEEFREPSVHSTEVAGGHETLDANKSVSNVPSHPAAAENYPLHPSFVEHPPLSTLPQPATTWNTLPPPPPNHQVGGPMPQYQMPFQANYPLQPLVTPYGSGMSAPVGVYSMNYPILQRPGRPMNYGEQTPAQFSAPSLISSNSREPPPGLIQPSSAENIPPSSEGHVSSIPDFGQSRITSHYNPYASTFDNPLTTNFSSGPVNQDTATSYKYGPSFSQNNIPAEGQMGNFAPNLLMPGGGQYDPLFDSVDPSSNSLRKSDHGNKEAVIEENDEFGETADAEVGAVENDSPSPSSPIDLRDVATGDVEIDQVKTKKSKDSRSMKLFKVSVAEFVKEVLKPSWRQGNMSKEAFKTIVKKTVDKVSGAMKKHQVPKTQAKINHYIDSSQRKLTKLVMGYVDKYVKV, from the exons ATGTATAATAATCAGAGGAATAATCATGGGAACTATCAGCATTTTGGGCAGCGCTTGCCACCTCCCCCGTTACAACAACCGGGCCCTCAATCGTATGGACCACCTGTTTCGATTCCTCCCAATCAATCTTACTTGATTCCACCTCCCCCGTTGCAGAACCCTAACTGGGGTCAAAATCGACATGTTTCACAGCCAATGCCACTGCCAGGACACCATCTAACTCCAAGAATACCGCCACCACATCCACACGGACAGCAATTTTATCGAGTACCGCCACCATTACCTCCTCCAGTGACTTCAAGTTACTTCGCGCCTGCTTCGTTTGGGTCATTCGCTCCACCGCCACCTCCACCAGTTTCCACTCCTCCTGGGCCTCCACCTCTTCCACCTTCTTCACCATCTGTCAATAGAAAAACTCATGTGTATGGTAATGAGATGAGTGCTAACGATATGCGTGTCACAAATATTGTATCTGATATTCCTCCGCCACCACCTAAGCCGAAGGACGAGAACACTGTTAGAAAGATTGAAGTTTTGTGTCAGTATATTGCTAAGAATGGTAACAAATTTGAAGACATGACCCGCCAAAAAGAGATCGGTAATCCGGAGTTCGAATTCTTGTTTGGAGGAGAGCCTGGAAGTGAAGCGGAGATTTCACATGAATATTATAAATGGATGAAAAAGAAATGTGGTTCAAGTGAATTCCGTGAAGGTGGGCATAACAAGGATTTATCTTTAGAACTGTCAGGGGTCGGCTCTTTCATGCAACCCAATAGCACACTGCATGATAACATATTGCATTCCCCTGCTTGTTCTGACATGGATATGGATG ATGATATTACACAGCACGAGGAGCCAAGTATCGGTATATTGCTTGAGGGTTCCAAACATGAACCTTCTGTTATATCCAACGAAGTTGAGTTAAAAGCAGGACATGCGTGTGATTCAGAACATATATCACACAAGGATGCATGTGTTGAATCTTCAGTAGGTATTGAACAAG GGGCCATTGTCTCTCAGGATGATATGCAGTTTGAGAAGTCAACTGTGAAGGTTGATGCTGCAGATTCTGAACGGTCTTTAGTCAATAAAGCAGAACAAAGCAACGTAAATCTTCCTCAAAAGATGAACCAATCAGAGCAGAGCCCATTTAAGCTTATACAAGGTTATGCTTCAGATGATGGCTCCAAAAGTGATAATGAACCACATTTTGAAAACATTAGTCCTGAAGCAGTTTCGCCACACTTCAAAGAAAATGATATAGAATCTAAGAATGCTTCTGAGCTTGCCAAGGAATCGGTGCCATTATTTATAAATCTAGCGTCAAAAGTTCCAGAACCTTCCACAAAGACAGAAGATTTGGAGAACAGAGTTGATAAACAAAATGATCTTTTGCGTGGTGATGATGGCATTGCGGATCCTAATTTTGGTCGGGATCAAAAGGAAGGTAGTAATGTTAAATTAGAAGTGGACGAGTTTGGGAGAATGGTAAAGAAAGGTGGTAAGGGAAGTGATTCTGATGATTATATTACCAGGAGGCGTGGTAAAAGAGGTAGAAGTAGGAGTCGATCTCCTAATAGTAGGCGGAGGAGAAGTCCACGAAGGAGGAGGGATAGACGTAGTCGCTCACGCGATAGACGTAGTCGGTCACACAG TCGGTCCCCCATCAAAAGAAGCGGGAGCAGGTCTCCTTATAGAAGGAATAGAAGTTATCAACAAGTTTGTTTAGATCATCGCCGAGGCATGTGTCATCGTCCTGCTTGTCGGTACATTCATGAACCTGATACGAGTGAGGAATCCCGGCGTCATAGAAACAGGCAGCGGCATTATGAGGAATCTGATAGATTAAAATTTTCAGATAAGTTATTGCCTGAGAAAAATGAAGTCAGTAGCCCAGAAATGCGGCTTTATCAAGATGTTTCTAGAAGTGGTGACAAGGCCAATGAAGAGTTTCGGGAGCCCTCGGTTCACTCTACTGAAGTGGCAGGTGGTCATGAAACATTGGATGCTAACAAGTCGGTAAGTAATGTTCCTTCACATCCTGCTGCTGCAGAAAATTATCCTCTGCATCCATCATTTGTTGAACACCCTCCGCTATCTACTTTACCTCAACCTGCTACCACGTGGAACACtttgccaccaccaccgccaaaTCACCAAGTTGGTGGTCCCATGCCACAATATCAAATGCCTTTTCAAGCTAACTATCCTTTGCAGCCCCTTGTCACACCCTATGGGTCTGGAATGTCTGCTCCTGTAGGGGTATATTCAATGAACTACCCAATCCTCCAACGGCCTGGACGTCCCATGAATTATGGTGAACAGACTCCGGCACAATTTTCAGCACCAAGTTTAATTTCTTCAAATTCTAGGGAACCGCCACCAGGTTTAATACAACCATCCTCAGCTGAAAACATACCTCCATCTTCTGAAGGACATGTTTCTAGTATTCCTGATTTTGGCCAGTCTAGAATCACGAGTCACTACAATCCTTATGCATCTACATTTGATAACCCACTGACTACCAACTTTAGTTCTGGTCCTGTTAATCAAGATACAGCAACATCTTACAAATATGGTCCTTCATTCAGTCAGAATAACATACCTGCTGAGGGGCAAATGGGTAATTTTGCACCTAATCTACTTATGCCCGGAGGTGGTCAATATGATCCACTGTTTGACAGTGTCGATCCATCGTCTAACTCTTTAAGGAAAAGTGATCATGGTAATAAAGAGGCTGTAATTGAAGAAAATGATGAGTTTGGTGAGACAGCCGATGCTGAGGTGGGTGCTGTGGAAAATGACAGTCCTAGCCCTAGTTCTCCAATTGATTTACGTGATGTGGCTACTGGGGATGTTGAGATTGATCAAGTGAAAACCAAGAAGAGCAAAGATTCTAGATCAATGAAACTTTTTAAAGTTTCTGTTGCTGAGTTTGTGAAGGAGGTTTTAAAACCGTCATGGCGACAAGGTAATATGAGTAAAGAGGCCTTTAAGACAATTGTTAAAAAGACTGTCGATAAAGTGTCGGGAGCTATGAAGAAACACCAAGTACCCAAAACACAGGCGAAGATCAATCATTATATTGACTCATCTCAAAGAAAGCTGACAAAGCTTGTAATG GGTTATGTTGACAAATATGTGAAGGTGTAG